Part of the Planococcus plakortidis genome is shown below.
GTATTTCGATCCGGAGAAAACATTGACCGATGACGAAGTGAACGCAGTGCATGAGAAAATCATCAAAGCGCTCACGGAATCAGGAGCGGAACTCCGCTAAAAACCAAAAACAGTCTTGGGCTCATCGCGAGCCCAAGACTGTTTTTATGTGCGTTTTTTCTTTGCTGCCAAAACTTGCGCTTTCTTCGTGTTGGCAAAATGGGCTTTCGTGATGTTTTTCAGGAACACTTCCCCGCGCGACAGCAGGATCTTCGCGGCGGCTTCGTCAACGATCGCCCCGGCGCCTTTTGGCAAGGTGACACCGGCAATCGTGCTGAGCCGGTCCATTTCCTCTAAGAAAGCGACCCGTGCGATGATCGATGCGCAGGCAACCGATACATGGAGATTTTCCGCTTTCGTGGAAAACAGCACATTCTCGCGGATGATCTCCGCCTCATGGGCGATATGTCGATAGTAAATGCCGCGCTCTGCGAATTGGTCGATCAGGATCGCTTCGGGTTTTTCCGGCGCTATTTTCCGCAGCACATGCTTCAAGGCCTGGTTATGGAGCAAGGCCTTGATCTTTCCTTGCGACCAGCCCTGCGCCTGCACTTGATTGTATTTCTCGTTATTCAAGGTCAGCACACTATGGGGAAATGCCGCTTTTAAGTCAGGGGCGATTTTCCGCATATAGTCATCCGTCAATTGCTTGGAATCCTTGACGCCAAGCTCTTTGGCGAGTTCGACTTGCTGTGCAGGGACGTAACATGCGGCGACCGTGATCGGGCCGAAAAAATCGCCCGTGCCCGTTTCATCGGAACCGAGCACGGAGCGTTTGGCGAAATCAGGAGGAAGCTCATCGCCTTTTGTCTTGGCTGTTTTTTCCTTGCTGCTGTTGGCGGCACCCCATTTAGCGGATTCGCGTTCGGCGCCAGCGCCTTGGAACATGACTTTTCCGGATGAGTAGACGGTAATCATCGCATCCGGCAGCTTAGCGGCAAAGCGGGCGTGGGGATTTTTGGTTTTTATTTCCTTATTACGGTAATGGTCCATTAACCGTTTCAAGGCTTCTTCAGGCAGTTTCAGGACGCTATTGGTCATAGGGAGTCCCCTTTCTTATGATTCACAATCGGCTCGTGTTCGTGTTATGATGGTCTATAGAATTCCAAAGGGGGAACGCGCATTGCAGGAGCAGCATAAAATTCGCACTGTCGTTGATATATATGGCCATACCTACAAGATGCTCGGTACTGAGACATCCGGCCATATGCGGCTTGTCGCTTCCATGGTCGACAGCAAGATGCGGGAGATCAACGCCGCCAATCCATCGCTTGACCAGGCGAAACTAGCCGTATTGACCGCGGTAAATGCGACACATGAATATCTTAAACTGAAAGAGCAGCTAGAACAAATGGAAATTGAATTGAATAACTTGAAGGGCTGACGGATATGCTTGATTTAATCTTATTGGTATTGCTTCTGGCCGGGATCCTGGTCGGCTTCAAGAGAGGGCTTGTGCTGCAGTTCTTGCACATGGTCGGTTTCATCGTCGCCCTCATTGTCGCCTATACGTACTATAAACCGCTAGCAGAAAACTTTGTGTTATGGGTTCCATACCCGACGGTCGACGAAACATCGCGCTTTGCGATTGCCGTCGAACAATTGAACCTGGACGAAACCTTTTACCAGCTCTTGGCATTTGCACTTATTTTCTTTGTTGTGAAATTTTTGCTGACGCTGATCGCTTCCATGTTCGATTTCATTAAATACATACCGGTGCTCGGATTCCTGAGCCGGATTTTTGGTGGGATCCTCGGGCTCATCGAAGCGCACATCCTGTTGTTCATCGGCTTGTATGTATTTGCGCTCTTGCCGATCGACGGGATTCAAAATCAGATCGAAAACTCCGGGATCGCACGGACCATCCTGGAGCACACGCCTTATTTCTCTGAGAAAGTGAAGGAATGGTGGTATATTTATATGTAGTAGGAACTTCTCTCTTACGAGGGAAGTTTTTTTATGAACCGATTAGGGAGGTTTGTTTCGCATGAATAAAAAAATCATTATCCGCACATTGGAAAATATTGCGTTATATATGGAATTAAAGGGGGACAACCCGTTTAAAGTATCGGCTTTCCGCAAAGCTGCCCAAGCACTCGAACTCGACCAG
Proteins encoded:
- the zapA gene encoding cell division protein ZapA, with amino-acid sequence MQEQHKIRTVVDIYGHTYKMLGTETSGHMRLVASMVDSKMREINAANPSLDQAKLAVLTAVNATHEYLKLKEQLEQMEIELNNLKG
- a CDS encoding CvpA family protein, with the protein product MLDLILLVLLLAGILVGFKRGLVLQFLHMVGFIVALIVAYTYYKPLAENFVLWVPYPTVDETSRFAIAVEQLNLDETFYQLLAFALIFFVVKFLLTLIASMFDFIKYIPVLGFLSRIFGGILGLIEAHILLFIGLYVFALLPIDGIQNQIENSGIARTILEHTPYFSEKVKEWWYIYM
- the rnhC gene encoding ribonuclease HIII — translated: MTNSVLKLPEEALKRLMDHYRNKEIKTKNPHARFAAKLPDAMITVYSSGKVMFQGAGAERESAKWGAANSSKEKTAKTKGDELPPDFAKRSVLGSDETGTGDFFGPITVAACYVPAQQVELAKELGVKDSKQLTDDYMRKIAPDLKAAFPHSVLTLNNEKYNQVQAQGWSQGKIKALLHNQALKHVLRKIAPEKPEAILIDQFAERGIYYRHIAHEAEIIRENVLFSTKAENLHVSVACASIIARVAFLEEMDRLSTIAGVTLPKGAGAIVDEAAAKILLSRGEVFLKNITKAHFANTKKAQVLAAKKKRT